TCTCCGACACGGGAAATCAGGTGTTTCTGCTGATCGGGATCCGCTACGGGGCCCGGGAAGCGACGCGGAGTCACCCGTTCGGTCACGGGAAGGCCCAGTTCTTTTACAGCTTCCTCGTGAGCGTGATGCTGTTCGGTATCGCCGGCTGGGAGAGCGCCAGGCACGGGTACGACGCGCTGACGCACGGCGGCGCCCACCGCGCGAACGAACCCGTCGCGCTGCTCGGGGCGACGTTCGATCCGGTCTACGTCAACTACGCCGTGCTGCTCGGCGCGATCGCGTTCGAAAGCTACGCGTTCAAGAAGGCCTACGCGGAGACCACACGTCAGATGGACGAATACGGCTGGGGGTCGCTTCGCGAGATGTTTTCGAAGACCAGCGACGTGACGACGCTCACCGCGCTCACCGAGGACACGGTCGCCCTCGCGGGCGCCGGAATCGCGCTGTTCGGCGTGTACCTCTCCCGACAGACCGGAAATCCGGTCTACGACGCCGGTGCCGCGCTGCTCATCGGACTCCTACTCATGGGGTTCGCCGTGGCGCTGGCGCTCGAGAACAAGCGACTCCTCCTCGGCGAGAGTCTGCCGGCGCCCGCCGAGAACGAACTGCGCGCCGTCGTCGACGACTGGGACGGCGTCGCCGAGGTCGTCGACTTCCGAACGGTGTACTTCGGCCCCGAGGAACTGCTCGTCGCCGCGGACGTCGCGTTCGAACCCGGACTCGACGGAGCG
This DNA window, taken from Natronococcus sp. CG52, encodes the following:
- a CDS encoding cation diffusion facilitator family transporter, coding for MAGSTSVVIAALFANAAIAVLKFGGFLLTGSPAMLSETYHSISDTGNQVFLLIGIRYGAREATRSHPFGHGKAQFFYSFLVSVMLFGIAGWESARHGYDALTHGGAHRANEPVALLGATFDPVYVNYAVLLGAIAFESYAFKKAYAETTRQMDEYGWGSLREMFSKTSDVTTLTALTEDTVALAGAGIALFGVYLSRQTGNPVYDAGAALLIGLLLMGFAVALALENKRLLLGESLPAPAENELRAVVDDWDGVAEVVDFRTVYFGPEELLVAADVAFEPGLDGAAIDDRITELERALAERDEQVRRVYVEPEV